From the Dryobates pubescens isolate bDryPub1 chromosome 29, bDryPub1.pri, whole genome shotgun sequence genome, one window contains:
- the DBH gene encoding dopamine beta-hydroxylase has protein sequence MQLESLTYPACPGGPVHKWAEPRRVAAALASMQTPSKPCLSLKLREVASMYFTAVAVLMVILVVALQGSLPRGNDFPYKVPLDPQGLLELSWNVSYPQQALHFQLLVREPRAGLLFGMSDRGEFENADLAVLWSDGRSSYFGDAWSDAKGQLHLDSQQDYQLLGARKAPEGLYLLFRRAFSTCDPKDYLIEDGTVHLIYGILEKPVPSLQAINVSALPRGLQRVQLLKPNISIPELPRDMETMEITAPGVVIPSQETTYWCYMAELPDGFPKHHIIKYEAVITAGNEALVHHMEVFQCAAEFDSFPHYSGPCDSKMKPERLNYCRHVLAAWAMGAQAFYYPEEAGLAFGGPGSSRYLRLEVHYHNPLVIKGRRDSSGIRLYYTARLRPHDAGIMELGLVYSPVMAIPPGQHSFTLTGYCTDKCTQLALPAAGIRIFASQLHTHLAGRKVVTVLARAGREQQVVNADGHYSPHFQEIRMLKEVVAVFPGDELITTCTYNTEDRSRATVGGFGIMEEMCVNYVHYYPQTQLELCKSAVDPGYLHRYFNLVNRFNDEEVCMCPQVSIPQQFYSVPWNSFNREVLSSLYAFAPISVHCNESSAVRFPGQWEKQPLPTITKRLPEPVPQCPPGPAPQPAAPIPLDLGKLRRD, from the exons ATGCAATTAGAGAGTCTCACTTacccagcttgcccaggagggCCAGTACATaaatgggcagagcccaggagggtggctgctgccctggccagcaTGCAGACCCCCAGCAAACCCTGCCTCAGCTTGAAGCTGCGGGAAGTGGCCTCCATGTACTTCACCGCCGTCGCCGTCCTCATGGTCATCCTGGTGGTGGCCCTGCAGGGCTCGCTTCCTCGGGGCAATGACTTCCCCTACAAGGTGCCCCTGgatccccaggggctgctggagctctcctGGAACGTCAGCTACCCCCAGCAAGCCCTGCACTTCCAGCTGCTGGTCAGGGAGCCGCGGGCAGGGCTCCTCTTCGGCATGTCGGACCGGGGCGAGTTCGAGAACGcagacctggctgtgctctggagcGATGGACGCAGCTCCTACTTCGGG GATGCCTGGAGTGATGCCAAGGGGCAGCTCCACCTGGACTCGCAGCAGGACTACCAGCTCCTCGGGGCTCGGAAGGCTCCTGAGGGGCTCTACCTCCTCTTCAGGAGAGCCTTCAGCACCTGTGACCCCAAGGACTACCTGATAGAG GACGGCACCGTGCACCTCATCTACGGCATCCTGGAGAAACCCGTGCCCTCCCTCCAGGCCATCAAcgtctctgccctgcccaggggacTGCAGAGGGTGCAGCTGCTCAAGCCCAACATCAGCATCCccgagctgcccagggacatggagACCATGGAGATCACAGCCCCCGGCGTGGTCATTCCGAGCCAGGAGACTACTTACTGGTGCTACATGGCAGAGCTCCCGGACGGCttccccaagcatcacatcatcaag TACGAGGCAGTGATCACAGCAGGCAACGAGGCCCTGGTGCACCACATGGAGGTCTTCCAGTGCGCTGCAGAGTTCGACAGCTTCCCCCACTACAGCGGCCCCTGCGACTCCAAGATGAAGCCAGAGAGACTCAACTACTGCAGGCATGTGCTTGCAGCGTGGGCCATGGGAGCACAG GCTTTCTACTACCCTGAAGAAGCAGGGCTGGCCTTTGGGGGGCCAGGCTCCTCCAGGTACCTGCGCCTCGAGGTTCATTACCACAATCCCCTGGTCATCAAAG GCCGCAGAGACTCCTCGGGGATCCGCCTGTACTACACCGCCAGGCTGCGCCCCCACGACGCCGGCATCATGGAGCTGGGCTTGGTCTACAGCCCCGTGATGGCCATCCCCCCGgggcagcacagcttcaccctCACTGGCTACTGCACCGACAAGTGCACCCAGCTG GCTCTACCTGCTGCTGGCATCAGGATCTTTGCCTCCCAGCTGCACACTCACCTGGCAGGAAGGAAAGTGGTGACAGTgctggccagggctggcagagagcagcaggttgTGAATGCTGATGGTCACTACAGCCCTCACTTCCAG gagatCCGCATGCTGAAGGAGGTGGTCGCAGTTTTCCCA GGCGATGAACTCATCACAACCTGCACCTACAACACGGAGGACCGGAGCAGAGCCACGGTG GGTGGGTTTGGCATCATGGAGGAGATGTGTGTCAACTACGTGCACTACTACCCCCagacacagctggagctctgcaagAGTGCTGTGGACCCAGGCTACCTGCACAGATACTTCAACCTTGTCAACAG GTTCAACGACGAGGAGGTCTGCATGTGCCCACAGGTCTCCATCCCACAGCAGTTCTACTCTGTCCCCTGGAACTCCTTCAACAGAGAGGTCCTGAGCTCCCTCTACGCCTTCGCTCCCATCTCCGTGCACTGCAACGAGTCCTCAGCCGTCCGCTTCCCG